In Leucobacter sp. CX169, a single genomic region encodes these proteins:
- a CDS encoding DUF3159 domain-containing protein: MTRDTGSPAAGGDAADQDPAEPGPTEPAQHLHLPQVGGALGRTVAAGLSGEAVSAKGVLEAIGGVRGVIESLLPGMLFLGIYVFTQDARLSVVAPAVLAIAACAWRLARRQPAMSALAGLIGVGICVVTTLVTGKGEDYFLPGFWTNGAWSVALVASLIIGWPLLGFIVGAIHGDLIGWRKDRVIRRAAALCTASWLVLFLARLAVQLPLYFAGEVGALGVARLVMGVPLYGLLVIFTWLVLRAAIAKRDAA, encoded by the coding sequence GTGACTCGAGACACCGGCAGCCCTGCGGCGGGAGGCGACGCCGCCGACCAGGATCCTGCTGAGCCGGGTCCGACCGAGCCCGCGCAGCACCTGCACCTTCCGCAGGTGGGCGGGGCGCTGGGTCGCACGGTAGCCGCCGGGCTCTCCGGTGAGGCGGTCTCCGCGAAGGGGGTCCTCGAAGCGATCGGCGGGGTGCGGGGTGTGATCGAGTCACTCCTCCCCGGAATGCTGTTCCTCGGGATCTACGTGTTCACGCAGGACGCGCGCCTCAGCGTCGTGGCGCCCGCAGTGCTCGCGATCGCCGCGTGCGCGTGGCGCCTAGCTCGGCGCCAACCCGCAATGTCCGCACTCGCCGGCCTGATTGGCGTCGGTATCTGCGTGGTCACCACGCTCGTGACGGGAAAAGGCGAAGACTATTTCCTTCCCGGGTTCTGGACGAACGGGGCCTGGTCGGTCGCACTCGTCGCCTCGCTGATCATTGGTTGGCCGCTCTTGGGATTCATCGTCGGCGCGATTCACGGAGATCTCATCGGCTGGCGCAAGGACCGCGTGATTCGCCGCGCCGCGGCGCTCTGCACGGCGAGCTGGCTCGTCCTGTTCCTTGCGCGGCTCGCGGTGCAGCTTCCGCTGTATTTCGCGGGTGAGGTCGGCGCTCTCGGGGTCGCTCGCCTCGTGATGGGCGTCCCGCTATACGGGCTCTTGGTGATCTTTACATGGCTCGTGCTCCGCGCGGCCATCGCAAAGCGCGACGCGGCCTAA